One region of Syntrophorhabdaceae bacterium genomic DNA includes:
- the zwf gene encoding glucose-6-phosphate dehydrogenase codes for MDERGFEKIIEGRFLQTCDIPEETLNVEPFTMVIFGGAGDLSKRKLLPSLYHLYSSNELTDEFSVLAFDKLTLTRDEYLAMTREAVKTFEESSFHEDAWRSFAGHLHYMSGFFEYDENYRKLNSELERLSRSAIRDVKNVIYYMAVPPQVAPPLIEKLRLNNFCKGAFQTRIVMEKPFGRDRNSAQALNKILTNAFDENQIYRIDHYLARDPVQNIIFFRFTNTLFEEVWDRRLVDNVQITVAESIGIEHRGQFYEQAGVVRDMLQNHIMQILGLTAMEPPVGFDADSVRDEKLKIMRSLRPVDSDYIDRFMVRGQYGGGLVGGQPAVGYRAEPNVSSHSTEATFFAGKFYIDNLRWAGIPFFIRTGKRMPAQVTEICIELKRLPLRLFGRTCDILEPNILRLTIQPDEKISLGFGVKYPYSHNQIYSVNMVFSYKEAFKMHLHHPYNRLLIDVIKGDLTLFVREDEIEAMWTVVDPIVKRWEERAPENFPNYEAGTWGPSEAQNLVSREGRTWNTA; via the coding sequence ATATACCCGAAGAGACCCTGAACGTAGAGCCCTTCACCATGGTGATCTTTGGCGGTGCCGGCGATTTAAGCAAGAGAAAGCTCCTACCGTCACTCTACCACCTGTATTCGTCAAACGAACTGACGGATGAATTTTCCGTACTGGCCTTTGACAAACTGACACTTACGCGCGATGAATATCTTGCCATGACGAGGGAAGCGGTGAAGACCTTCGAGGAGTCATCATTTCATGAGGACGCCTGGAGGAGCTTTGCCGGTCACCTCCACTACATGTCGGGATTCTTTGAATACGATGAGAACTATCGCAAGCTGAATAGTGAGCTGGAACGACTGTCCAGGTCCGCAATCCGGGACGTGAAGAATGTCATATACTACATGGCAGTACCCCCCCAGGTCGCGCCACCGCTCATAGAAAAGCTGAGATTGAATAACTTCTGTAAGGGCGCCTTCCAAACCAGGATCGTCATGGAAAAGCCTTTCGGCCGGGATCGGAACTCCGCTCAGGCCTTGAACAAGATTCTCACCAATGCCTTCGATGAAAACCAGATTTACAGAATTGACCATTACCTTGCAAGAGACCCTGTACAGAACATCATCTTCTTCCGTTTCACCAATACACTTTTTGAAGAGGTTTGGGACCGCCGTCTCGTGGACAACGTACAGATAACGGTAGCGGAAAGCATCGGCATCGAACATCGCGGGCAGTTCTATGAGCAAGCCGGTGTGGTGCGAGATATGCTGCAGAACCATATCATGCAAATCTTGGGGCTTACGGCCATGGAACCTCCGGTAGGCTTTGATGCCGATTCTGTGCGGGATGAGAAGCTCAAAATCATGCGTTCGTTAAGACCCGTGGACTCAGATTATATCGACAGGTTCATGGTGCGGGGCCAGTATGGAGGCGGTCTTGTCGGGGGTCAACCTGCGGTTGGGTACAGGGCAGAGCCCAATGTGTCTTCTCACTCCACAGAGGCAACCTTCTTCGCGGGAAAATTCTACATTGACAATCTTCGATGGGCCGGTATACCTTTTTTTATCCGCACGGGCAAGAGAATGCCAGCCCAGGTCACGGAGATATGTATAGAACTCAAGCGGCTGCCCCTGAGGTTGTTCGGACGGACCTGCGACATTTTGGAGCCGAATATTTTGAGGCTTACCATACAGCCGGACGAAAAGATTTCGCTTGGCTTTGGAGTAAAATATCCGTACTCGCACAATCAGATCTATTCTGTGAACATGGTTTTCAGCTATAAGGAGGCCTTCAAGATGCATCTCCACCATCCGTATAACCGGCTTCTCATCGACGTGATAAAGGGAGACCTCACCCTTTTTGTGAGAGAGGATGAGATAGAGGCCATGTGGACGGTTGTGGATCCCATTGTGAAGAGGTGGGAAGAGCGTGCGCCCGAGAATTTTCCAAATTACGAAGCGGGTACCTGGGGGCCGAGTGAAGCTCAAAATCTTGTTTCCAGGGAAGGAAGAACATGGAACACGGCGTGA
- the pgl gene encoding 6-phosphogluconolactonase, with translation MRTDRGRKNEKKDEAMDQARKVIVFDTEAALVSFVMKIWRRTALTAVAQRGSMRAAISGGKTPLGFYRAMGEHARDLPWDRTTLFLVDERFVPHTDAQSNFGMIRKVLLEALPLARENVHAVETQGLTGEEAAERYERELIRVFSLKPHELPRFDLIMLGMGQDGHVASLFPGSALLSETRRLVGYADRENGLTGRVTLTMPVLNGARSVIFLIEGLDKAETLKKVIEERDASLPATRVRAVDGDVLFAVDKEAADKLTPNAYVKGAP, from the coding sequence TTGAGGACTGATAGAGGGCGCAAAAACGAAAAGAAGGATGAGGCCATGGATCAGGCGAGGAAAGTGATTGTCTTCGATACCGAAGCGGCGCTCGTCAGTTTTGTGATGAAGATATGGCGCCGTACCGCGCTCACCGCCGTCGCACAAAGGGGATCGATGAGGGCTGCCATTTCGGGAGGAAAGACGCCGCTTGGCTTCTATCGGGCCATGGGAGAGCATGCAAGAGATCTTCCCTGGGACAGAACCACCCTTTTTTTGGTCGACGAACGGTTTGTCCCCCACACGGATGCTCAGAGTAATTTCGGCATGATACGTAAGGTCCTCCTCGAAGCGCTGCCGCTCGCCAGAGAGAACGTCCATGCTGTGGAAACGCAAGGGCTCACGGGTGAGGAAGCAGCAGAGAGATATGAGCGAGAATTGATACGGGTATTTAGCCTGAAGCCGCACGAGCTCCCACGGTTCGATCTCATTATGCTCGGCATGGGTCAGGATGGGCATGTGGCGTCGCTATTTCCGGGAAGCGCCCTCCTCAGCGAGACGAGGCGTCTCGTAGGATATGCTGACCGGGAAAACGGTCTCACCGGCCGGGTCACTCTGACTATGCCGGTGTTGAACGGCGCCCGAAGCGTCATCTTTCTCATCGAGGGACTCGATAAGGCAGAGACACTCAAGAAGGTAATAGAGGAGCGGGACGCGTCCCTGCCTGCAACCCGTGTGAGGGCCGTTGACGGCGACGTTCTCTTTGCGGTGGATAAAGAGGCCGCTGACAAATTGACACCGAATGCTTACGTCAAAGGTGCGCCGTGA
- a CDS encoding c-type cytochrome, translated as MIDSWSKAIYGFMSRMGFPDPIHPALVHIPMGLIIGAFIFGWIAVVFKRERLALSTRDCLILALISFFPTVFFGLMDWRHFYAGQWLTPVIIKMILAGVLLILLCIALGFSLTGKARSTGALVTYTLCVVVVVLLGWFGARLIYSSKPLSGGVKPTELAGEKTYNAYCAGCHPRGGNVVKPDKPLRSAPQLTSFEAFLTLLRGPVAPMPSFSDKQISDGEARNLYDYITNVLKASDGGETLKR; from the coding sequence ATGATTGATTCGTGGAGCAAGGCAATTTATGGTTTTATGAGCAGGATGGGCTTTCCTGATCCTATCCATCCCGCCCTCGTACACATACCAATGGGCCTCATAATAGGGGCTTTCATATTCGGTTGGATAGCGGTCGTGTTTAAGCGGGAGAGACTTGCTCTCTCGACCAGGGATTGTCTCATCCTGGCCCTCATCAGCTTTTTTCCCACGGTCTTTTTCGGTCTCATGGACTGGCGACACTTCTATGCCGGTCAGTGGCTTACACCCGTTATCATAAAGATGATCCTCGCCGGAGTCCTTCTCATTCTCCTCTGCATCGCGCTCGGTTTCTCCTTAACGGGCAAGGCACGCTCAACAGGCGCTCTTGTTACGTATACTTTATGCGTGGTCGTGGTTGTGCTTCTCGGGTGGTTTGGGGCCCGTCTCATCTATTCCAGTAAGCCGTTAAGTGGCGGGGTGAAGCCAACCGAGCTCGCCGGCGAGAAGACCTACAACGCCTATTGCGCCGGCTGCCACCCCCGGGGTGGAAACGTAGTGAAGCCCGACAAACCGTTGCGAAGCGCCCCTCAACTCACGAGTTTTGAAGCGTTTCTCACGCTTCTGCGTGGCCCTGTCGCACCCATGCCTTCCTTTTCGGACAAGCAGATATCGGACGGTGAGGCAAGAAATCTCTACGATTATATTACGAATGTGCTCAAAGCCTCCGATGGGGGCGAGACGCTTAAGCGATGA